Genomic DNA from Alkalihalobacterium alkalinitrilicum:
TTTCTCTAAATTTATTCTATTATAAATAGTATTTTTAGGCTTCCAACAATCAAACTTATACTTTGTATGAGTTTCAAACCCTAGTCTACTACATTGATAAGTAGTTTTATATCCATTTTTCTTTATAACTTTAAACCATTTGCATGTTGCACAACAATGATATTTATCCAAGATTATCCCTCTCTATAATGGTGATTATTCTATACAGCAATCAAAATTTGATTATTATAAAAATTTAAAATATTAACGCTGTTTATATAATAATATTACAACTTAGAAGTTTAGAAAAGCCCTTCCTTCTATTACTTTTTCGTTCGGTGGAATATTAGGAAGGGTTTCTGTTTATTATTTTCTTAATTTTTTTGACGCTTACGATATATAGCCAATGTTACATCAACCTATAGGCTATTTTTAAAAGAATCCTAGTTTATTCGGGCTGTAACTTACTAATAAGTTTTTAGTTTGTTGGTAGTGTTCTAGCATCATCTTATGATTTTCTCTGCCAATACCAGATGCTTTATATCCTCCAAATGCTGCATGAGCTGGATAAGCATGGTAACAATTTGTCCAAACTCTTCCAGCTTGAATTTCTCTACCAAAACGATAAGCTGTATTAATATCGCGAGACCAGACTCCTGCTCCAAGGCCGTAAAGAGTGTCATTGGCAATGGAAAGTGCTTCATTATTGTCAGAGAAAGTTGTTACAGATACGACTGGACCAAAAATCTCTTCCTGGAAAACCCTCATCTTGTTATTTCCTTTAAATACAGTAGGTTTAACATAGTAACCACCTTGAAGATCGCCGCTTAACTCTTGTCTTGCCCCACCTATTAAACAATTCGCTCCTTCTTGTTTGCCGATTTCTAAGTAAGAAAGGATTTTCTCAAGCTGTTCTGAAGATGCCTGTGCTCCCATCATCGTTTCAGTATCAAGAGGGTTACCTTGCTTTATTTGCTTTACTCTTTCTAATGCTCTTTCCATAAAGCGGTCGTAAATATTTTCATGAATTAATGCACGAGATGGACATGTACAAACTTCTCCCTGATTTAATGCAAACATTACGAATCCTTCAATCGCTTTGTCTAAAAATTCATCATCTTTTGCAAATACATCTTCAAAGAATATATTTGGTGATTTCCCTCCTAACTCAAGCGTAACAGGGATAATATTTTCAGAAGCATATTGCATGATTAATCGACCTGTAGTCGTTTCACCTGTAAAAGCAACTTTGTTTATTCTTGGACTAGAAGCTAAAGGCTTACCCGCTTCAACACCAAAACCATTAACAATATTGACAACACCTGGAGGTAATAAATCTTGAACTAATTCTGCCCAAATTAAAATAGAAGCTGGTGTTTGTTCAGCTGGTTTTAATACCACACAGTTTCCAGCAGCAAGAGCTGGTGCTAACTTCCAAGTTGCCATTAACAATGGGAAATTCCATGGGATAATTTGTCCGACAACTCCTAGTGGCTCGTGAAAATGGTAAGCGACTGTATCGTTATCAATTTGACTCGTAGAACCTTCTTGAGCTCTAATCACTCCTGCAAAATAACGGAAATGATCTATAGCTAATGGTATATCAGCATTTAATGTTTCACGTACAGCCTTTCCGTTATCCCACGTTTCTGCGACTGCTAACGTTTCAAGATTTTCTTCCATACGATCGGCAATCTTATTTAAAATTGCAGCTCTTTCTGTAACCGAAGTTTTCCCCCAGCTATCTTTTGCTTTATGGGCTGCATCTAATGCCATGTCAATATCTGCAGAAGTAGAACGGGGGACTCGACAGAACACATTTCCAGTAACAGGCGTAATATTATCGAAATATTCTCCGTTCACTGGTTCGATCCACTCACCCCCGATAAAATTTTTATATTGTTCCTTAAAACTTACTTTCGCTCCAGTTTGATTAGGTTGTAAATAAATCATCATTAATTCCTCCAATTTTTTTTATGGTTCTACCATTTTTATTCATTTTTCATACGAGAAGATGATATATTGAAACTAGTTTTTAATTGTCTTGTATCTTTTAAGTTTAAATAATTGATATAAGCAAAAATATATAAACTATTGTGGCTGTAATGTTCCGAACACCGACACTGCGGCCTCAGCAACTTCTATATCATCTGCTACTGATCCTCCACTTACTCCCACTGCACCTATAACTCTACCAGCTATTACAATCGGGATCCCTCCTCCAAACAAGACTACTCTACCGTTATTTGTCGTATTTATACCGTAGAGTTCACCCCCTGGCCCCCCTAACTTCGATAATTCGTCTGTTGGTATTTTTAATGCGACTGATGTCCACGCTTTATTAAGAGAAATATCTAAACTCACTAATAAAGCCTCATCCATCCGATGACTTGCCACTAAGTTTCCACCATCATCAACAACTGTAATCACCATTGGAACCCCGATTTCTTTAGCTTTTTCTTCAGCACCAGCTATCATTTGTTTTACATTCGCTAAGTTTAACTTTGACATTATTCCTCTGCCTCCCTGATATTCCATATCTTTTAATTACCTAGAAAAGAACAATAGATTAAATAAGAGGTAAACCTTTTACTAATCTAGCAGCATTTTTTCCTAGTTTTCTTTCGTTTCCTTTCGTTTCGGTGATATACGGTTTTTCTAGTTTTTCATGATAAACTTTCATTTTTTCACCTTCTATGATGATTTTTACTTGAAGAGGGATTAAACCGTTTTTGCAATCATTACTTTGTTTAACATGATAGGGAACTCCTTCCTCTTCAAGACCTGCACATAATTCTTTTATGTCTAGAAAACTAGTCATTTCTCGATAAAATATAGGGATAAATATGTTCCTGCTAACCATGGACTGCACCACTTTGAACTTTTGAGGACAGTACCAAACCAGTAGCTACAGCATTTCTCGGCCCCTCAGTCCCTCGTATATTGGCAAAACCAGCAACGATGCCGTATTTAGATAATTCATCACTAATCATTTGTGGAATTTCAAAGTCAAGAGCTGAACCACCTAACATGACAACAAAAGATATATGCCTAATGTTCTTTGTTGGAACAACCTGTTCTAGTGAACGTAAAGCATTTGTGACAAACACTTTTCTCTTGGATTCACGGCGGATCGTTCGTATTTTCTCTATCGATTCTCGAATTGGTAAAGGTGTTAAATCATTTTCTTCACGGATAACGACTTTTCCAAATGTATATGGCGGATACGGTTCTTCTGAAAAAAGTATCGTTCCATCTTCTAGTTGCATATGAAATAAACTCAACACTTTGCCTAACGGGTATTTTTTAATTTTTTCAGCAAGTTCTTGATCTTGGAGTGCTAGCTCGGAGTTTATAAGCATGGTGACCATATCTCCTGCACCAGCTAAATGAGTTGTACAAATCTTTCCCATCTCATCTATAGTAGCTGCATCTGTAGAGCCCCCACCCATATCAAGGATAACGATTGGTTTTTCCGTTCCTGGTGTAGTGAGGGCGCCTTTTATTGCCATTTCAGCTTCAACACCGCCCACTTCTACTGGAATACTTAGTTCCTCCTCTAGTAGTTCGGCCACTTTACTAATAGAAGTAGTTTCCGTCTTAACCATTGACGCAAGAGCAACACCACTTTCCATCGATAGCTCACCAGCCATCGCCCCACTAATGGAAGTCGGAATTCCAGCATCAACAGCTAATAGATCCGTGATATAAATTTCGTTTGCAGGTTGACCTGTTAAATCTGCTAAATCTTGTCTAAGACCATTTAACATGCCGCCCACATTCGTACCTGTTTCACCTCTTACGTCGATTAATGTATCGATTTTCTGATAAGCTTCCATGATCTTTTGAGCACCATCATTGATTGAAACTTGGGCGTGTTTAGAAGTTCCGCAAAGAGTTATGCTGCCAGCTTCAATTTTTCTTTCAACGATTTCGCCCTGTGGCGTCCGGATAACTACTGCAGAACGGTTTCCTACTAATGATTTTGCTACAGGCGCAATTTGTTTTGTCTCATCTGGATTTAAACTAAAAACGGTCGATAAACCATATGGGTTACTTATCATTCTTATTACATGTCCTGGTAAAGCGACCTCAACGGCTGCAAGCTTTCCGATAGGGACTTTCTCAATAATAGATACTTCATCTACAATAGGTATTTTATGATCTAATCGGTTATGAATAAGTACACCGTCATCCTTTTGTACAATTGCTCCAGCGATGGGTACTCTTCTTGAAACTACTTTGTTGATAGTAAAAGCGACCCATTCATAATCAAAATCTTTCGGAACCACGACAATATATTCTTTTGTATTTTCTTCATCTATAGATAATTGACTTAATCGATCAATTAAGATTGTTTCTCCAACACCCAGACCTGCCCCTCCTGGTGTATCTGGGTTATGACCAATCATCGAAGATTCAGTAATGATCGTTTCGCTGATTAAGTCCATCGCTAGATCACCAATTACTGGAACTGCGTCATTGATTCGGATTTGATTAATACTTGAAAGGTCAATCCCTGCTTTTGTTACTGCTTTTTTCAAACAGATGGATACCCCTTTTACATTGTCGATTGTTCCCTTTACCCCTGTTGTTGGAACGAGGTGCTGCGCCAAAAATTTTGTTTCTGACTCGCTGATTTCAGCAATCGCTACCTCTGTTGATGAATTACCAATATCAATCCCGGCAATGATTTGCTTGTTCATATTAAACCTCTTCTTGACGCAGGATTCCCCGTCTTTCGTAAACATCAGCGGCTTCTTTAATTAATTTTGCATTTTCTATTGCACCGTACTCCTGCTCTAATTCATCTGCAATTGCCTGCAGTTCTTCTTTTGTAGAACGGTTTGGTCGAAGAGCATTATACATTTCTAGTATTCTTTTATCTGAAATTTTAATCAGTTCAGCAGCACGACGAAAATTTTTTCCTAATTGAACACGGTTCAGGCTTTCAGCAATTTCTGCGTGATACAACACTGTTTCTGGACTTATCCGAATATCCTCACTGGAAATTTCTCCATTTAAGGCAGCGTCTAACGTTAATTCATCATAGGATTTACCTGTCGGAGTAAATATTAAATCCGTTCTATGTTGACCAAGTGGGTAATCTTTTTTAGTTAGCTTACTCATTATTAAACCTCCTCTTTTATTAAAAACTTGTAATCTACTTCTATTGATCTTTTATTTTTTACTACACACTGTGCTTCTTTTAAATATAAGATAGCGGCAATGGCTTGATACTTTGGTCTGGCCATTTGATCATTAACAACAGGCACAGGATCAACGCTTTCTCCTAATGCATATAAAGCGGCATTTCGACCAATCGCTCGATACGTATCAAGAGTAATTAGCGGAGATTGTGGAAATAATTCTAAATTACTTAACGGATCTAAATCTTGTTGGTGAATGACTGTCGTTCCTCTCGATTGCAACCCAATTCCTATACCTGACCCACTTAGTTTAGCGGCTTCATGCCCCATAAATGCTAGGTCTGACGTATGGTAACTGCGAATAACTCGCGGTATGCCTCCTTGTTCCTCGATACCTGATATAAGTTCCCTTAGCACCATGGCATGATCTACTTTTACAATTGTCAAATTCATTTCTTTACCAAAAGCAGGGGAAATACAGATAACCACTTCTTTTGGGTTCACACTTTTTTTGGCTAAATCTAATTCAGTTAGAGACATATCAATTGAAAACGAACCAATAGTCATGTTCTTTCCTCCCTTCTTATTTTAATAATCACTCGGATTAATGGCTTGTCGTATATTTTTGATTTCATTCCAACGCTCTTCGCTGAGTCGATAACCTGTTCCTGGTCCTGTGTAGTCATTTTCGTTATTAACAGCGCTAATGACGATATTGTCGCTATTAATAATGGCTGATGTGTGTAAGTAATCTCCTGCAACACGATGTTTCAGCATATTAAAGATCCGTTCTGCAGTTTCTGTAAATCCGCGTCTTGCAAGGATCAGAGCGATATCAAACCCTGTAATTCCTTCCTTTAAAATTTTCTCTGCTGCCTTTAAGTCTTCAACGACATTCCGTTTTGGCATGTCACTGCTGCCATTTGCGTATGTTGCTGCTTCAATCTCTTCTTCCGTAATCTCTGGAAAACCAAGTTCTTCGAAAATCGCTTGCATCGCTTTTGCAGCTTTATACCGAACTTCAATGACTTCATTTTCTTTAACTGGTTTTATTCCACCATCCACCATCATATCTCGTTGGATAATTAAGTAATCATCAACATCCGAGGAATCCATGTTTGATCCTGCAAACATATCGTCACTGTTTGGTACAGCACTAAAGCCAGAAAAAATAAAATCTGTACCAGGAAGCATTTGACAAAGCATTTTTGCACTGCGGCGAATTTCAGAGTGAGAAAACGTTTGGTCATTCCCCGAAGCAACTTCAAGGTCAAACATTGTTGTTGCTAGATTTTCTGCAAGGACAGCACGGATACCGCTTGGAACAGACGCAGGTATACCGATACAACTGATTGAACCATTTTGTAGCCCTTGCACCCCAGCGCCTTTGGCCATCATAACGCAGCGGACTTCTAAATAGAGCATCGATTTACCTTCTGCTCCAGCCATCTGAACTTCTGAACCCGTTCCAGACGTAAAACGCATTTTAGAACCGCGTGAAGCATAAGCAGATGCTAAGAATGACTTCGACCATGGTGTGTCGTCACCATCCATGAAGACTGATTCTGTTCCATAAATTGAAATCGTTTCAGCATATGTCGTAAGTCCGAGCATCGCTAGGCGTAATTCCGTTGCTTCTTCTAAGGCATCTTGGGTTAATATTCCGTTTCTAGCTGTTTGTGAGCCAACCAAAAGGGCGAGCGCATTAAATGGGGCATAACGAACAATACCGACAGTCGTTTCTTGTTCGTCAAATCCAAGAATACCTGCTTCTGCTGCATCAGCCACCATAAGTACAGGGTTATCTCGAACGTTTGTAACATGACATTGGTTAGAAGGCATCTTTCTCGCTCTCATTTTTTGAAGAGCCATCATCATTTCAACGACGTTTAGATGATTTAGCACTTCGACGACTTTTGCAGGAGTCATGCCTTTAGTAATGTTTAAAATTTCTGTACGGGAGACATTAATATCTACTAATTTTCTAGCAATATCCAAACTGTCCAATTTCATTACGTCACTTGCCGTAGCTGCATCAATCGTATAATCAGCAATAAATTGGTCCATCATGTCAAATTCTTCTCTAGCTTTCCCGTCTAATTCAAGGACTCTTCCATTTTCAACTTTAATAGAAGGTTTTGGATCATTAGGACTAGCCATCGCAACAAATCCTTGTTCTGGCCATTCATGGACAAACCCATCCTTATTTACTGGTCTTTCTTCTAGAACTTGAAATCGTTTTGAACGTTTGACAGATGTAACTGTACTCTTCATAAAAACACCCCTTTACTTCTATTTAACTTAAACCGATTGCCTTTTTTGTTCATTTAGTTCAATATCTTCAACCACTTCTTGATGTTCACTAGGTAAATGTTTTCTTATTAGCCTATCGTAAATAGCTCCTCCTACAACGGCCCCAAGGAGCGGAAAGATGATAGGAACTAAGAAATACCAATTCGCTGCTGGTAATGCCACCTCTCCCCAACCAACTAAAGAAGTGAAAAGTTTTGGCCCGAAGTCACGGGCGGGATTCATAGCAAACCCTGTTAAACTACCAAATGCACCACCTAGAATGGCTACTAAAATACCAACTGCTAGAGGGAACAAATACTTCGGAGGTGCAAATGCATTTCGCTCGTCTATAAATGCGAAAATCCCTGCTATTAACACCGCTGTGATGACCAACTCTATTATGCCAGCACTAAACCAACTTAAATAAGGAGCTGGAAAGGTAGAAAAAATGCTAGCCATTCCTTGACTTTCTACACTACCTATCAATATTCCAGTCGTTTCTTGGTAGGCTTGAAACGCTTGATAGTATAAAAAGTATACGGTTGCTGCACCTGTAAAAGCTCCTACTACCTGTGCAATAACATATGGAATTACTTTTTTCCATGGAAAACCACGATACAAAGCTAAAGATAATGTAACAGCAGGATTAATATGGGCTCCAGAAATTGTCGCAGTCATATAGAGAGCCAATGAAATCCCCATACCCCAAATGATTGAAATCTCCCACATACCAAACTCACTGCCATTAAGTACTAGACTTGCAACACAACCAGCACCGATAAAAATAAGAATAAAGCACCCAATAAACTCAGCTATAACTTCACCTTTAGTTACTTTCATTTGTTCCCTCCTTTTAAGCGTATTTTTAGATCTGAATTTTTTAAATATTCAGTTGTTATACCTAATTCTAAATTGAAAGCGCTTTCTTAACTCTGTAAAATCAAAATACTTTTTAGGATAGAATATACTTTTTTAAGTAATGAAATAGCACTGTAAAACATTGAATACTGAAAATGTAATTTTTGTTTTATTATTGGATAGTTAGCTTTGATTAGAAAAACAACTAAGTTGGGATGATCGTTCTTATCAACTATTTTTCCTTAAAAGCAAAACACCTTTACCACTATCAAGCGGTAAAGGTGCCTGGCACCCGTATTCGTTACGGATTTTAATTGACGTATTTATTTATAGAAAAATCACCCCAAAACAAGCTTATTGCCCTAAAATTTTGGGTTTGTCCATGACTTTCTTCCTCGATTGTGACAAATAATATATTAATTCACTGAATACGGCTGCTAATATCCCCATTAATAACCCATTGGAAACGAGCGGTTAAACGATTACAGGTATTTGCAGAAATGCCTCTGTTGGAATGTTCATGATTGCCATTCCTAACAAAGCTGGAAACGCAATGCGATAAATAGATTTTGAGGTAAATTGGAAGCCTTCAATATTTCTAAGTGCAGACGGAAATAACTGCAAATACGTCACAAACAAAATCGTATTCCCTACGCTGTGATGTATAGTAGAAAAGAATGTACTTAATGTTGGGATAGCGCCTATAATGAAAAATAGGACCGAACCAATGAGAAACCTATCTTTAATTCCTGTCGATTGTAAAAAAACGAGTGAAGATGCGTAAGGGGCATAATGGACAAGTCCCAACATACCAGATATTGATGTATACCCTCTGGATAGCATGAGAGGTGAACGATATTGCTTCGGTTGAGTCTCCCTTTCATAGATATCTTCCGCGCCTTTTAAAGTCGCGATCGTTTTGGTTGTATTTTATAACCCAGTAATGACAACGATCAGCACAATTCCCCATGCAAGACTTAGCTCACCCCACGAAAAGCATGTAAGGAAAGGAGTTGTTTTTACAGTACTGACAGTTTCATGCTGAAAAAGGGAAACCGTCCCAATCCAACCATCTACCATTCCTATAAGTAAGGAGAGGTTACTTATAACCCCCTTCCCTTTTACATTTAGATAAATCGTGAAAGCAGCGATCATAAAAGAAAAACAAGCCATATAAACATCAATATACTCACTATTATTTAAACCTAGCATTCCTTTAAGAAAAATATAGATTAACTGATTGGCAAGCAGTAATAAAAAGACGAACATCACAACTGGCGTGAACCATTTCTTTAATAGATTCGCAAGTCCAAACATTCCTAAAATAGAAACTAGCAGACCAGAGATAATAGCTCCCACAGCGATGCTTCCACCTATGGTTGTTAACTCCATATTTAAAGTACTGGCGGTTGCTGCTAAACTTAAAATAACCCCTATCTTATCCTCCCAAAATTCACAATGGATAGTTCGTATCATTTCGCAACAGACTTTGAATGCACTCCATTTGCAAGTACTTCCCTCATTACATAAAAAAGGGATATACCTTAATACACCAAATACATTACCAGTTAAATTGTCTTCTAATCGTTACGTTAAATTTGAACCAAGACCACTAATTTCCCCTCTAATTTCAGCTATCATTTGTATTCCCCTACCTAATTGGAATTTAATGGACTGTCCCTCTTCTTTAAGGCAACATATTAACTCATCGTGATGGTGAACTGCCCATGTCAAGTAGACAGTCTCCCCTCTCACATTTCCCCCATGTTTCATTTTAGGACAGTGTATTAAAACGGCACATTTTGTAATTTTTTTATTAATATTCACTTTTGGAAAACTATTCTTATTGGTATGTCAACACTAAATCAAACAATTTTTTTAGGGGCTAAGTTTCGATAACTTGCTGGACTTTGATACCCCAGGGCACTGTGCGAACGGATGTTATTGTACCAATTGATATAATCAAACAGTTCAAGTTCTAGGTGGTTAAGGGAATGGAACTGCTCCCCATGAA
This window encodes:
- a CDS encoding glycerol dehydratase reactivase beta/small subunit family protein — its product is MTSFLDIKELCAGLEEEGVPYHVKQSNDCKNGLIPLQVKIIIEGEKMKVYHEKLEKPYITETKGNERKLGKNAARLVKGLPLI
- a CDS encoding GlcG/HbpS family heme-binding protein produces the protein MSKLNLANVKQMIAGAEEKAKEIGVPMVITVVDDGGNLVASHRMDEALLVSLDISLNKAWTSVALKIPTDELSKLGGPGGELYGINTTNNGRVVLFGGGIPIVIAGRVIGAVGVSGGSVADDIEVAEAAVSVFGTLQPQ
- a CDS encoding diol dehydratase reactivase subunit alpha, whose amino-acid sequence is MNKQIIAGIDIGNSSTEVAIAEISESETKFLAQHLVPTTGVKGTIDNVKGVSICLKKAVTKAGIDLSSINQIRINDAVPVIGDLAMDLISETIITESSMIGHNPDTPGGAGLGVGETILIDRLSQLSIDEENTKEYIVVVPKDFDYEWVAFTINKVVSRRVPIAGAIVQKDDGVLIHNRLDHKIPIVDEVSIIEKVPIGKLAAVEVALPGHVIRMISNPYGLSTVFSLNPDETKQIAPVAKSLVGNRSAVVIRTPQGEIVERKIEAGSITLCGTSKHAQVSINDGAQKIMEAYQKIDTLIDVRGETGTNVGGMLNGLRQDLADLTGQPANEIYITDLLAVDAGIPTSISGAMAGELSMESGVALASMVKTETTSISKVAELLEEELSIPVEVGGVEAEMAIKGALTTPGTEKPIVILDMGGGSTDAATIDEMGKICTTHLAGAGDMVTMLINSELALQDQELAEKIKKYPLGKVLSLFHMQLEDGTILFSEEPYPPYTFGKVVIREENDLTPLPIRESIEKIRTIRRESKRKVFVTNALRSLEQVVPTKNIRHISFVVMLGGSALDFEIPQMISDELSKYGIVAGFANIRGTEGPRNAVATGLVLSSKVQSGAVHG
- a CDS encoding propanediol/glycerol family dehydratase medium subunit, which produces MTIGSFSIDMSLTELDLAKKSVNPKEVVICISPAFGKEMNLTIVKVDHAMVLRELISGIEEQGGIPRVIRSYHTSDLAFMGHEAAKLSGSGIGIGLQSRGTTVIHQQDLDPLSNLELFPQSPLITLDTYRAIGRNAALYALGESVDPVPVVNDQMARPKYQAIAAILYLKEAQCVVKNKRSIEVDYKFLIKEEV
- a CDS encoding diol dehydratase small subunit — its product is MSKLTKKDYPLGQHRTDLIFTPTGKSYDELTLDAALNGEISSEDIRISPETVLYHAEIAESLNRVQLGKNFRRAAELIKISDKRILEMYNALRPNRSTKEELQAIADELEQEYGAIENAKLIKEAADVYERRGILRQEEV
- a CDS encoding propanediol/glycerol family dehydratase large subunit translates to MKSTVTSVKRSKRFQVLEERPVNKDGFVHEWPEQGFVAMASPNDPKPSIKVENGRVLELDGKAREEFDMMDQFIADYTIDAATASDVMKLDSLDIARKLVDINVSRTEILNITKGMTPAKVVEVLNHLNVVEMMMALQKMRARKMPSNQCHVTNVRDNPVLMVADAAEAGILGFDEQETTVGIVRYAPFNALALLVGSQTARNGILTQDALEEATELRLAMLGLTTYAETISIYGTESVFMDGDDTPWSKSFLASAYASRGSKMRFTSGTGSEVQMAGAEGKSMLYLEVRCVMMAKGAGVQGLQNGSISCIGIPASVPSGIRAVLAENLATTMFDLEVASGNDQTFSHSEIRRSAKMLCQMLPGTDFIFSGFSAVPNSDDMFAGSNMDSSDVDDYLIIQRDMMVDGGIKPVKENEVIEVRYKAAKAMQAIFEELGFPEITEEEIEAATYANGSSDMPKRNVVEDLKAAEKILKEGITGFDIALILARRGFTETAERIFNMLKHRVAGDYLHTSAIINSDNIVISAVNNENDYTGPGTGYRLSEERWNEIKNIRQAINPSDY
- the adh gene encoding aldehyde dehydrogenase: MIYLQPNQTGAKVSFKEQYKNFIGGEWIEPVNGEYFDNITPVTGNVFCRVPRSTSADIDMALDAAHKAKDSWGKTSVTERAAILNKIADRMEENLETLAVAETWDNGKAVRETLNADIPLAIDHFRYFAGVIRAQEGSTSQIDNDTVAYHFHEPLGVVGQIIPWNFPLLMATWKLAPALAAGNCVVLKPAEQTPASILIWAELVQDLLPPGVVNIVNGFGVEAGKPLASSPRINKVAFTGETTTGRLIMQYASENIIPVTLELGGKSPNIFFEDVFAKDDEFLDKAIEGFVMFALNQGEVCTCPSRALIHENIYDRFMERALERVKQIKQGNPLDTETMMGAQASSEQLEKILSYLEIGKQEGANCLIGGARQELSGDLQGGYYVKPTVFKGNNKMRVFQEEIFGPVVSVTTFSDNNEALSIANDTLYGLGAGVWSRDINTAYRFGREIQAGRVWTNCYHAYPAHAAFGGYKASGIGRENHKMMLEHYQQTKNLLVSYSPNKLGFF
- a CDS encoding MIP/aquaporin family protein codes for the protein MKVTKGEVIAEFIGCFILIFIGAGCVASLVLNGSEFGMWEISIIWGMGISLALYMTATISGAHINPAVTLSLALYRGFPWKKVIPYVIAQVVGAFTGAATVYFLYYQAFQAYQETTGILIGSVESQGMASIFSTFPAPYLSWFSAGIIELVITAVLIAGIFAFIDERNAFAPPKYLFPLAVGILVAILGGAFGSLTGFAMNPARDFGPKLFTSLVGWGEVALPAANWYFLVPIIFPLLGAVVGGAIYDRLIRKHLPSEHQEVVEDIELNEQKRQSV